The following nucleotide sequence is from Flavobacteriales bacterium.
TGTTATCCTTTAGTGGCTTAACCTTTTATGGAGGCTTAATTTGTGGAGCAATAGCTGTTATCTATTACGTTAAAAAATACGGCATCCACTATAAAGTTATTAGTGATGCAGCAGCACCAGGGCTGATGTTGGCCTATGGTATTGGACGTATGGGATGTCACTTTTCTGGCGATGGTGATTGGGGCATTACTAACCTAGCACCAAAACCCGATTGGCTAAGCTTTTTACCCGATTGGGCGTGGGCATATACCTACCCTAATAATGTGATTAATGCTGGTGTTCCTATCGAAGGTTGTGTTGGTAATTATTGTAACGAACTGCTTTATCCAGTCTTCCCTACTCCTATCTATGAAATTATAATGGCATTGGGCTTATTTACTCTGCTGTGGTACTTACGCAAACGCATTAATATTCCGGGAATGTTATTCGGTATATATATGATAGTAAATGGTCTAGAACGTTTCTTTATTGAAAAGATAAGAGTCAATACCAACTACATACTATTCGGACAAGAAATTACTCAAGCTGAACTGATTTCCTTGGCTATGATGATAAGTGGTCTAGCAATAGTGTACAGGCTATATACACAACATAAAAAAACGGCAACTTAAAAATTAGTTTTGCCATGAAAAACATCTTATTAATTCTTCTTTTTTGTCAACAACTGTATGCACAAAACACCATTAAAAATTTAGTTTTTGAAGGTGCAGGAGTGCGTGGTATAGCTTATGCAGGAGCTATTAAGGAATTGGAAAACAACAAGCTAATTAGTCAAATAGAAAAAGTAGGTGGTACTTCGGCAGAAGCTATTACGGCTATGATGTTAGCTCTAGGATATTCTTCAGATGAAATCGGTGAAATTATATCACAAACTAAATTGAATAAATTTAATAATGGTAAATACTTATTTTTTGGAGGCATATATAGAATGAAAAAACAATTTGGCTGGTATAAAGCCAAACGATTTGATAAATGGCTAACAACAATTATAGAGAACAAAACCGCCAATCCGAACATTACTTTTTCAGAACTTAGCCAACAAGGGTACATCGATTTATACGTAACGGCAACTTGCCTAAACAAACAAAAATCTCTACTACTTAGTAAAGAAACCTACCCAGCTATGAAAATAAAAGATGCTGTACGTATTTCTATGTCTATACCTCTTTATTTTGAAGCGGTATTTATAGATAGTCTAGTAAATGTTTACGAGAAGCCAAAAGAAAACCAAGAACTAGATATTATGGTCGATGGAGGAATAGTCTTAAACTACCCCATTACAATATTCGATAGCATCTCTGAGGGTAAACGAATTATTAACCCAAATACCTTGGGTTTCAAAATAGAAAGAGCCGAACAAATACAATACGACAACAAGCACCAAGTGCTTGCTCCAATGGCAATACATCAACTCGATGATTATGTATCGGCTTTGAATAACTATGTTATTGAAAACCTAAATAATAAAGGGCTCAAGCAAGAAGATTGGAATCGTACAGTATTTATATCTTCTGAAGGCATTTCGCCCAAGATTAAAGAACTTAAAAAGGAAGAAAAACAAAAACTAATAGACAGCGGCAGACATTATAGCCAAAACTATTTGAATAGTTTTCATTAGTTTCTATATTTGAATCATCTTAAAGCAAACTACTATGAAAAAACTATTCCTAATCGTCCTATTATTTTCTGCTATTATATGCTTCGCTCAACAGAAAAAAGAGGCTAAAAATGAAGTTACTATAAGTCCGGTGTCTATTTTTTTTGTGAAACCGACAATAACTTATGAAAGGCTTTTTAAAGATGGTGTTCATTCTGTTGGAATAGATTTAGGAATGCATTTTGGAGAAAATACTGATAAGAATAGAATAAAAATTATGGATCATGATATTTTTGAAAAAAATATTATTAGACCATTTTACCGCTTGTATTTTGGCGAGAATTACAACAAAATTTATTTTGAAAGTCATCTCAGTTTTGATAAGCTTTACTACCACAACCCTTATCACTACAACTTTTATGATGATCCAATAAGATTAGATTCAGCATTCAATAAAATCGGATTAGGGTTTAATATTGGATACAAAAAAGTTTCTACTAAAAACTTTGTTTTTCAATTGAAAACTGGAGTTTCAAAAGATTTTAAAAATAAATATTCATCTGGATTTCATTCAGTTAACCTAAGCTATCGATTCACAGCATTACTTTCTATAGGAAAACGTTTCTAAACCAATAACATTAAAGCCATTTGATTATGAAAAAAATATTATTAATAAGCCTTATATTATCTAGTATTTCGGCATACTCTCAAAAAAATGAGATTTCAATAAACCCACTTAACATACTATATAAAAGACCTGTTATAAGCTACGAAAGGCTTTTAAATAATAATCATTCTGTTGGTATAAATATTGGCAATTATTTTGGAAATGAAAAATATGAATATACACTTGTAAGTCCACAATACTATTATAAACAAATTATTCGACCTTATCATAGAGTGTATTTTGGAAAAACCCATTCAACTTTTTATATTGAAACACATCTAAATTTCGACCTTTTTTATATATACAAAGATGAAATTTATCTACCTCTTCAATTTCGTAAAAAATTTCGTAAAACAGGATTAGGCGTAGCCTTTGGCTATAAATATCTAAACAGTAAAAACTATTTTATCCAAATTATGAGTGGTCTATCAAAAGACTTTAACAATAAAGATGTTTATGAAAATTTTCAAGGTAATTTAGGCTATCCTATGAGTATCGACTTCATTGGAGGTATTACTATCGGCAAACGTTTTTAAGCTCTTTTAATTAATAGACACAACCCTAAGAACGTAATCCCTCCATTGACCATCAGTAATTCGAAGCCAAAAGGAATATACAACTGTAAGACATAGGCTATTACAGGAGATAAAACAGCCACAATAGGCACTGCCCTATCTTTAATATTCCATTTTGTGAAAATACCAAAAGCAAACAGTCCCAACAAAGGTCCATAGGTATAACCTGCAACCTTAAAGAGAGCCGAAATAACACTATCGTCGTTAATAGCTTTAAAAATGAGTATAGCCACTACCAACAATAAAGAAAAGCCCACATGTACCCATTTCCTAGTTTGCACTTGTTGTCTGTCTTCTTTCTGCTCAATATTTAAGAAATCAATACAAAAGGAGGTTGTCAAAGAAGTTAACGCAGAGTCGGCACTAGAATAAGCGGCAGCTATTAAGCCCAGTATAAAGAAGATACCAACCCCTAAACCTAAATCGGCTTTTAAAGCGACTAGAGGGAATAAATCATCGCCTTTGCTAATGTCCATACCTATTTGTTCGGCATAGAGATACAATAAAGCCCCTAAAGCCAAGAAAAAAATATTCGCAACGATTAGCACCACACTAAAGGAATACATATTCTTTTTAGCGTCCGACAAACTCCTACAAGATAGGTTCTTTTGCATCATATCTTGATCTAAGCCCGTCATTACAATAGCCAAAAAAGCACCCGAAAGGAATTGTTTTAAAAAGTGCTGTTTGCCCTCCCAAAAGAATATCTGAGAGTAATCGCTCTGTCTAATCGTTTGAGTCAAATCCAACAAACCTAAATCCATTTTATCAGAAATCAGCCATATACTCACCCCTACTGCCAAAAGCATAAATAGAGTCTGTAGAGTGTCTGTCCATATAATGGTTTTGATACCACTTCTAAAAGTGTAAATCCAGATAAGTACAATAGTTAATGATACCGTCAGCCAAAAAGGCACATTCCAAGCATCAAAAATGGCTATTTGCATAACGTTAGCCACCAAATACAAACGAAAAGATGCACCTATAGTTCTAGAAAGTAAGAAGAAAAAAGCCCCTGTCTTATGCGTACTTGCACCAAACCTATCGCCCAGATAAGCATAAATAGAGGTTAAGTTCATGCGGTAATAAATGGGCATTAAAACGTTGGCTATGACAAAATATCCTGCCGTCATACCCAAAATCATCTGCATATAACTGAATTGACTGTCGGCCACCCAGCCCGGAACAGAAATAAAGGTCACCCCAGAGAGTGTTGCCCCTATCATTCCGAAAGAAACAATGTACCAAGGCGACTGTTTGTTGCCTAAGAAAAAAGCATCGTTGCTATCGCTTTTACCTGTAAAATAGGAAATGAGAATAAGCACAATAAAATAAGCTGCAACGATAGAAAGTATAAGAATAGGTGTCATATCTTTAAGCTAGAGAGTTTTCGTAAGGTGTTCTATTGACTATGGAACGACCAAGAGTCACTTCATCGGCATATTCAAGCTCGTCTCCTACTGAAATACCACGAGCAATAACACTCATTTTGACATCGTATTCCTTCAATCGTTTAAAGAGGTAAAAATTAGTAGTATCCCCTTCCATAGTTGTACTCAATGCCATTATAACCTCTTTGACCTTGCCACTAGCCACTTTAGTAATCAAAGTTTCTATATTGAGGTCGGCTGGTCCTATGCCGTCCATAGGAGAAATGATTCCTCCCAAAACATGGTATTTACCCTTAAACTGATGTGTGTTTTCAATAGCCATTACGTCACGTATATCTTCAACAACACACAAAATACTATCTTCACGATTGGGATTGGAACACAACTCACACAACTCT
It contains:
- a CDS encoding prolipoprotein diacylglyceryl transferase, producing the protein MYPNISYLLNDLFGIYIPLPIQTFGFFVALAFIFSSWTLSLELKRKEKIGLIKAIQRSKVIGKKISNTQLLSAATVGFIIAYKLIYAALNYSDFVANPQAIILSTDGHILGGILGAVLNAYSKYKEVKKQELDTPKTISETVHPYQLVGNITMIAAIAGILGAKIFHNLENFGDFMADPVGQLLSFSGLTFYGGLICGAIAVIYYVKKYGIHYKVISDAAAPGLMLAYGIGRMGCHFSGDGDWGITNLAPKPDWLSFLPDWAWAYTYPNNVINAGVPIEGCVGNYCNELLYPVFPTPIYEIIMALGLFTLLWYLRKRINIPGMLFGIYMIVNGLERFFIEKIRVNTNYILFGQEITQAELISLAMMISGLAIVYRLYTQHKKTAT
- a CDS encoding patatin-like phospholipase family protein, producing MKNILLILLFCQQLYAQNTIKNLVFEGAGVRGIAYAGAIKELENNKLISQIEKVGGTSAEAITAMMLALGYSSDEIGEIISQTKLNKFNNGKYLFFGGIYRMKKQFGWYKAKRFDKWLTTIIENKTANPNITFSELSQQGYIDLYVTATCLNKQKSLLLSKETYPAMKIKDAVRISMSIPLYFEAVFIDSLVNVYEKPKENQELDIMVDGGIVLNYPITIFDSISEGKRIINPNTLGFKIERAEQIQYDNKHQVLAPMAIHQLDDYVSALNNYVIENLNNKGLKQEDWNRTVFISSEGISPKIKELKKEEKQKLIDSGRHYSQNYLNSFH
- a CDS encoding sodium:solute symporter — encoded protein: MTPILILSIVAAYFIVLILISYFTGKSDSNDAFFLGNKQSPWYIVSFGMIGATLSGVTFISVPGWVADSQFSYMQMILGMTAGYFVIANVLMPIYYRMNLTSIYAYLGDRFGASTHKTGAFFFLLSRTIGASFRLYLVANVMQIAIFDAWNVPFWLTVSLTIVLIWIYTFRSGIKTIIWTDTLQTLFMLLAVGVSIWLISDKMDLGLLDLTQTIRQSDYSQIFFWEGKQHFLKQFLSGAFLAIVMTGLDQDMMQKNLSCRSLSDAKKNMYSFSVVLIVANIFFLALGALLYLYAEQIGMDISKGDDLFPLVALKADLGLGVGIFFILGLIAAAYSSADSALTSLTTSFCIDFLNIEQKEDRQQVQTRKWVHVGFSLLLVVAILIFKAINDDSVISALFKVAGYTYGPLLGLFAFGIFTKWNIKDRAVPIVAVLSPVIAYVLQLYIPFGFELLMVNGGITFLGLCLLIKRA
- the recR gene encoding recombination mediator RecR gives rise to the protein MNFSSKLIQDAVEQFAKLPGIGRKSAMRLALHLLKMDKDEVRDFGEAFIDLRSKISYCKSCHNISDIELCELCSNPNREDSILCVVEDIRDVMAIENTHQFKGKYHVLGGIISPMDGIGPADLNIETLITKVASGKVKEVIMALSTTMEGDTTNFYLFKRLKEYDVKMSVIARGISVGDELEYADEVTLGRSIVNRTPYENSLA